The sequence CAACATGGGAAGAACCGAAGAGTAAGTGAAGCGAGAGTCATCTGCATCTCGCCGAGTCGTAACATGGCACCGGTGAACGATGGACGTTGTGACCTCGGGCAATCAGACGGAACTTATTCGAAGCAGACGTGGATAGTTGTTTTGGCAAGAGCAGCTTGATAGGCGTCATCAATAACTTCACTTATGCCTCTCACACTGGGATTTGCACCATCTTCAGCTGACAGCTGAAGGGTATAGCACAGCCTGGAGAAAAtgaccatcttccaccatACCATGCACTTGGGTGTCTGCTTCTCTAAGCAAATGCTGTGAGTTACTCTTCTTTCGAGCGCGAGCGATCTTTTGCCTTTAAGTTGGTAATAGCTTCTGGGCCAGTTAGTTCTCGAGGACAAAACAGGCATTCCTTCATTGTTTGTTTGTGACGTGACGTGACCTTCTTGCCTTTCGCCCTTGTTGCTAAAAAGACAAACACATGTGGCAGGAGTATCCAAGACACCAGACATAAACATCACGTTGCTAGCAATAGATTGACTCGTTGATTTGTTGATGGTCTGTGTGCCCCTGACTGTCAGTCTGGGCATGTATCATTGGATCATGTCGAGTGTCAACAACTTTACACGTCCATGCGATACGTACAACATCGTCCCTGCGCCAGATCAAGACCCGAGCAGTCATAATGCTACATCATGAATTGGTGATCACCGTCCTCTTGCGATTACACTAAATCCTTCTGTCCCCTCTCCGATCCCCTCCCACCGACGTCACGTCACCCGACCCCTCACTTtccgtcctcgtccttctccccacCGGACGTCCATACATCGTCCCGGTTCCCATTTGTACACCCAACCCACCATgactcgtcgtcggtgtcggtgttTCTCCATAACTCGCCAGACTTTCACCCCTGATCGTCGTACCTGAAGTGAGGGTTGAtcccatcgacatcatcgctGTAGAAGCTGACGCTGCTGTCCTTacactcatcatcgaagGGGTGATGCTCATCCCTGTTGTATGATTGTTCAGAGTCGAGTCGACCGTGTCTGTTCTCGATCTACGCGGTCCACCTTGGCCTTGACCTTGTGGCGGGACCAAAGTCGAATTAGGCGTgagatcctcatcgtcttcatcgtcttcatcttcttcttcgactcgGGGTCTTCCCCATCTACTCGAAATGGCATTCGGATCTCCCGAATTCTGCCTTGACATCGTCTCAGACTGAGGACCAGGTACAGGTCCATGCGGTTGTCCTTGGGGACCCAAGCCGAAACCCATATAAGAAGAcgctctccatcctcttcttctatATCTTCCCGAACTTCCTCTTTGTAGATTCGTTCGACCGCCCGTGGCCGGCGCAGTACCTCCGGACCCCAAGGGAGATTTGACCGGTGACTCTGGTTTCGTTTCTGCCTTTTCAGATTGTTGTGTTTTCCACCTCACGGCTTTGCCCAAACTGTCCACATTCCCTCTGATTTCTTCGTCTCGCTCGGAGGAGATCACAGTCGAAGTCGATGGGAAGAATGACGAGTATCGCGCTTGTGTCGAGAGTACCAAAGCCATCTGTAATATCCGAGCCAGCTCCTGTGATGTTGATGGGCTTGTCATTGTCGAGGTTGATGGCGAAGTGATCTGAGGGATAAGACgtgggagaagaggcaCGAGGATGTGAAGGAGAAAGCCAGAGAGGAGTAGATGACGGACAGGTATGGGCGAATGTATCGTTGACAGGTAAGAACTGGTGCTACTCGAAATATTGGACGACGTTGTATTGGTCGGTATATCTCGTAACTGGGTGAATGGCAGGAAGACGCCCTCGACGTACTTCACTCACGACAGCATACATCAGCACAAACAATTGATACGGGCGGAGCTATACGCACGGGCAAGACCTGAGTCCAGAAGAAACTCCAGACCTCGGCAGCTCTACTGAccaccttcccctcttccagcGTATCGAATTTGGCCTTGAGTGTCAGCATGCCAGAGCCTATAAATTCGCGCAGAtcggaggagagaagagcgacAATACGCGAGGGAGGAGCTCGTTGAGATGTCGCAACGATGTGGGAGTGACATAGATGACTGCGTGACATCAGAATCTGACGGCACGAAGGACTCGGGATGCACTCACTTGAGGTCCTCCACAGGAGTCTTCAACGCTCCGCCCGCGAATAGCGGTAAGACATGAACTGTCAACAAGCTCCAAGGTGAACTCGGACTCGAATGAGCCACTGTCATACTCTCCGCAGCTCGCACACCGATAGGGtcatgtccatgtccatgaTTATGACCATGTGAGAGGTTGTGACCCAATGACGAGTGCGAATGCGTGAGGGTGTGGTGATGATCCGAAAGCGGTGTGCCGTCCTGGAATACCACGACGCCgttggatgaggaggatgggagaggaCCAGACGAGTGGGAATGGGCGTGGGGTTTGGATAtcgatggacgaggagatgaggatgcgGAAGTCCGGAGttgtgacgatgaagatgtggGGTGAAGGGGgtgagaggatgatgaaggggtGGGTGATAGGGGTGGtaagggaggaagatgcgaGAGAGTCGATGAGACCTGCGGCGGTGTGGCGAGGTTTGAGCAGGACCAGTAATCACATGCCAACGGAAGAGAGACGAAAACCTCATCAGCGAAACAAGGCATGTGTGACGAGCAGGCCAAGCCATGCGCTGTGAGGCGATCGACAAGAGCCTCTCACCAGCTTATTATCATAGACTCCTACGGCCCAACCTCCCGCATGCTTCCCCACACCTCCTGTCCCACTCCCAGATCTATGTGGACTGCCCCCACTCCCCACTGAGGGCGGTAGAGGCAATCGTTTATCGTTCTTCGCAGGTAAAGGGGGAGGTGCGAGATCGCCTCCACCGGTGCCCAGACCGGACGAACCGCGGGTGTTCGTACTTGTGAACGAGGTGGTGGAATAGGTCGGTGAAGGTGGGAGAGGGGCACGACGTGGTGAGTAGGTGAGATAGGCGGAGGACGTGTTCAGTGGTGGCTGGGTCGTCATGATACATTGGCGAGTCCCCAAGGTTTAGTGACTTCGTTTCGGAGGCAGGACTGTAAGTGACCCAGTCGGGCAGTGTCAGTCGGTCGATTATCACTATTCGTGCGCACGCGACGATGGGAGCGTTTAGGCCGTCAAGCAGGACGCTCCTACTGACGAGGACGTCTTGCTGCACGACAGGACGGAACGATACGTGACGATGATAGAGATGCAATCAAcaggtcgagatggaggtaaatgcaacaacaacaattcATTTCTCGCGTTTCGAAGATCCTATTCACCAGACAATCAATCCTCCACTCGATCCACCATCTTACGCCTTGTACTCGAACCTCTTCAACTCTTCCAACTTGACAGACTTCAACGCGTCCAGAGCTGTCGCAGACAGATCGACCCTGAGATGCAGTGTGTGCAGTATCAGCATAGCTCATCTCATTTGGCAGAGTGGGATGTGAATCGATTCACCGAGGTACGACTTTGTCGCCTAATCTCTCAGACGCAGCGAGGGCCTCTTTCCACCTGCGACGACCGATCAGCACGCAGCGTCCGTCCGGATATTGCATTGTTTGGATACCACTCCGGCTCATGAACCAGTCGGTGTCATTCCGGATCGcgcacactcacctctccacGCAAAGACACCACCTACAACCACCTGTCAGACCTGGGAACCCACCGCGTCTCGTCATGAGGTCGTTCCCTGGCAGTCGATCAAAGTCACTCATGATCAGCTGGATGTTTCTCGTCCACATTACTCGTCCTGCATTACTATGGCGACCACGACCAAGCCAAAtgatcccactcacctctctctttACTGAACTCTAAGAACTCTTGCGTTACAACGCCCCCTATGAAGTGTCTACCGCTATCTGACCCGCTGTTCCCCCAACAGAACCCGTCTCTCATGAACCCTGTTGGGTGCGTCGAATCGCCAGCTTTGGTATGAGGTTGTAGAGGAGCATGAAGGACTGTCCCAGAGAGAGCATCGATCAGAGACttatctctcttccccttccactTTTGATTCCCTTGTACGGATCATCTACATACCGCTCATCTTTGCCGAGTCGAGTGTCATGGTCGTTGCTGATCGGGTGAAACGCGGACTGATCGCGTGTAGATGTGAATCGAGCAGCGCACTGAGTGTGAGCGGTAAGGAGAGTATAGAGCGGAGGTTCATTTTCGATGATCAGATATCTGTTCGATACAACCAACAATACTTGTACGCTGATCACAAGACCGATGGGTCGGCTTTGTCGTAACATAACGACAACCATCATGTACGTCATGTTCATTCTGCCCTCCACCATCGTCGTGATCATTGACATCGTGTATGCCAATATTCGTGACCCAAGATCTTTACGTTCTTTGTGAGAACTCAACACATTGCGCAACATGATATGCATATATCCTCCCGCCATATGATAGCTATATCCGTGCAGacttctcactcacatccgtACTACCCTTCTACCTTCTACGTTCTACGCGTCTTTCTTGAACTGCTTAAGCAGTCTTGCCCTTGACGAAGGTGGAGACGAAGTTACCGAAGTACTGTGAAGAGTGGACACATATCTCAGTAAATCATCTCGAGGCACAGCAAAGGCCATTCGACAACAGGCAAAGACATGTAAAGGGAAGCGTTGCCGTGGAGGGGAATGGacccatcactcaccttgccttGGTGCTCAGCGAAGCTGAGGTCACCGGCGGTAGCCTGCTTAGAGCCGTCGGGACCGGCGATCAAGGAGGCACCGTAAGGGGTACCACCCTGGACTTCGGTGAGGTTTCCGATGGAGGGGTCAGAGTAACCCATGGGGACGTAGACCACTACAAGGTGGTAGGTTAGCAGTGGCTTCATTCAAGTCAGAATGCCAAGTCGAATGGTATGTGGAACGTACAACCGTCTGCAAAGAAAGACACAGTCAGCGATATGAATACTCGGATTCAACGCAATGGAACGGACTCACGGTGAGCGAAGTAAGGGTAGGTGGTGAGCATAGTAGACTAGAACCAGACGAGCACAGGTCAGCGCTCGGTCCTCGACCAAGCAGCAAGACCTTTTACCCACCTCGTGACCACTGTGCTGGCCGGCAGCGGAGGTGAACATGGTCACGAACTTGCCGGTGAGAGCACCGGTAGCCCAGAGACCACCGGtcttgtcgaagaaggcggagacCTGAGCGGGGAGTCGACCATATCTGCGCCACGAGGAAAGGCGACGTGTCAGCGATAGATTGTTGGAACTTCGCAGCATCCGGAAGACGAACGCAAATGTTTCTAGGGACTCACCGGGTGGGGGCACCGAAGATGATACCGTCGGCCTCCTTGAGGTCATCGGGGGTGATCAAGGGGTACTTGGgggcgagagaagagcCAGCGTgcatcttctcgaggacCTCCTTGGGGAGAGTCTCCTCGCTGCGTGACGACGATTTAGCATCAGCATACGTTTCATGCACACGGTGCCAAAGGGTGTTCCGACAAGAGGAGGGATGTGGTTTGAACCACGATGCTATCGCTCGATTAGCAGGCTCTACGCACATGAAGTAAGGCTTGACGATGGCCCCGGTGGCCTGTGCACCCTTGATGATGGCCTCGGCGAGGGAGCCAATGTGGCCGTAGGTGGAGTAGAAtgcgacgacgatgatgggcTTGGACCTGTGTTCCCGcgtggaagaaggggagatcatcagcgtTGAACCACGAGGAAAGAACAAGCAAACAGATGAAACGCGTCAcggctgctgctgcatTGATCTTGGAGCGATGTCTGTGCATGAGCGACTTACATtttgattgattgattggtTTTGGAGAGAAACGGAGATCAGATGCAGATACGAGTGAGCTGTGttgagatgaaagagagagagagagagagagagagaaagcagaagacgaggttCTGACTTTTGTTTCTGTAAtctatatatatatatgcaTGCGTTGACGAAGTCTGAGCCCTGAAGAATGTTCAAGAGCAAATCTTGTCTTTCTCTGGGTATGCTGACCCAATCAAGTCATATGTATGGCGCTGCCACTCGGCAATCCCAACGGAACAAGTACAGCACAGCACTagatctctcttctctcctctctcctctctcctctctcctctctcctctcgctcctcgTTGACCGTGATGCCCGTTCCCCTGTGCGACGATTGGTTGGTCACTCGCTGTCCACGGCTCACTGCTCTGTATAGTTGTATATCGAAAGGGGAGTCCTTTGTGGAAGCGACTCTGTTTACAAATCTCGGTTTATTGCCGTGTCGGGCAATCGTTTCACCCAGGACAGCCGAGTGCAGCGGGTGGGAATCACCGACCGTAACAGGCAAAAAAAGGACAAAGACAACGCAGCAGATGAGAACGATTACCTAAGGTTCCAAAGGGGAATCGCATGCCTAACCGAGAAGGTTGGTTTTGCTTTGATTAGGCATCAGGGGAGATCTCTTTATTACGCTGCGACTCCATTATAAATTGCCTCGCCGCTCTCGACATCGCACATTCCCGTCAATAATCAATTGGTAGTTTTGCTGAAATCATATATATATAGCTCATGACAAAACTATATGAAATTACTTGTATCCTCATCTACAAGACCTCGCCCCTCTTCTCTGTGATGGAGAACCTTTactttcccttctccgCCTTGTATCGTCTCGCATATGTCTCGTAATCCTCCAGTTCCGGGATatccttcctcaactcgTCAATATCCACGTTCCAACCAGACTCGACGAAGAACTACCATGGTTCCAGACAAATCACATAAGCGTCGCCCCGACTCCTCTGATCCCGCTGGAccgacactcacttgtgCAAAGTCTCTTACTATCGGGACGAACCTCTTTGCTGACCAAGCCATGAAGAACGGAGCCAGAGGTATCGATCCTCCCCAAACGTCTTTATagatcttctcgatctctctGGTCGTGAGAGCGTCTCCTGCCAGATCGACGACTCCGTCCTTCCATCCTGGTCCGTTGATGAATGCTCTCGCTGCTCCTATGCCGATATCTCGCGGACTGACCAGTTGGAGCTTCTTATCTGGAtgagaggtgaaggtgtGTTTGAGCCAGACCGTTCGACCGATCCTGAACTGGAATGGAGTGTTGGGCGTCCAGATGTCCATGAATTGGACAGGACGAAGGAACGTGTATGGGAGACCGATCGATTTGATGTGGATCTCGACTTTTCGTTTCACCTCCAATCTGGTTATAGATGACTCGAGTCAGCGATACTTTTGTCACCCccgtcatcttcacccCTCGCCTATACAAACTCACGATGCGAATCCAGTGTCTTCCAATCCGCCAAACTGACTGGAGGAATAGACGATGTGTTTCACTCCGAAATCTTTCGCTGCGTCGGCGATGGCAACGCCTAAATTCGTCAAATCCTTTGTCAGTATCTTCTGGTCTGACAACACACATGGCGTTCGCCGGTCTCGCTGTCTCTGTGACGCTAAGGGGGCAACAGGAAAGCCAAGACTGAACTCACCAAACTTGACCATGTTCTTATCGTTCTCATACCCCTGCACGCTGAACACCCCATGGAcctcccccttcctcaCGCCTTCGAGGGAAGCAAACACCTTGTCCGGTTCTTCCATGCAGTTCTCGGCGACCTTGATCACCTTGACGCCTCGGAGAGATGCGAGTCTCTTGGAAGCGCTCGATTCGGGATTACGGGTCagggcgaggatgatccACGAGGGGTCtaaggaggtgagtgcctATGTCAAAGACAGGGGACATGTCAGCGGACCGAAGTGTCTGTGTGATGCGCTCCAGTCAATACGTCGCACATCGCAACTTGCCGAGTTGTACAAGCATGAGGAGTGCTCGAGGTCCAGGGCCGAAACAACACTCTTCGGCCACTTACTTGTATCATTGCTGTCCCTTGTGTCCCAGTCGCGCCGAAGGCGACGATTGTCTTGTTGGTAGTCATGGTGACAAATCTTTTCAGAGTTATCTTGGATCTCGGTCCTCGTTATGGCTTGCCGGTGTTGTTCAAGGTATTGACAGATTGAACGTCTTCTGTGGGTTCCCAGATATGGATATGGTAGCTGGTCGGCTCCGCAGAATGCGATAGTGATGGCAGAAATGTCAATGTTACGAACATCATCCCGGGCCTCTACTGtcccatcctcgtcttACATACCTATTGCACATATGCATGGGAGCCAGCTTCGGGCTCTACCACCGAGCGAGCCGCGTTGTCCATTACTCACACAACGAGATGCATCGAGAATCATGCAAACACCTAGAGAGTGAATCGCGGCCAATGGCCAAGAACCATATGGCTCTGTTGAGGCGGCCATCGATGACCGCTGTGCAATTCACCGTGAACCACCCTGTTCGCCTGAGGCGTCGACCAGTCCCACTTGCGGCAAAACATACTGTGACTTTACGACTCGACACGTCTTAGAGAGAGCTGGATCTGGTCATGCATTCGGCCTCACGGCGTGGACGCCCAGTGGCATGACGAGGGAAAGCTTACAGGCCAACGGCGGGCTCAAGAGCTTGAGAATCAGGGTACGGTATGCGGGCTGCGGTCTGTGGCGGGTATTGCTTTCAGTCGGACCATTTTTCATTGTGAGTACTCACAATTGGGATTATGCTCAATGGCTATGATTTATCAATCACCTTGGTCATCTCTCGGTGTTGTCGGTCAAGTACGTTCACTCTGCTACAGCCAACATATGCTATCAATTTGACATCGAGACCTGACGCCGAATCTGACAAAAGCTGTAATGACAACGAGTCTTGTTCGGCCTCGACTCCATGTCGGATGGGGGGCTCGCTCGGGAGATAAGACATGATAGCTCATCTGGAGACGTTGACAACCCGGTTCTACATTTTCCCAAGTCTAGACTCTATAATTGTACGACGGATGATCCATGGCGTGTGCGCCATTCTTATCTGACCTCAAGCTCGAAAAGACCTGCTGACCATTGGTCAAGACACTGCCTCCGTTATACACCCGCAtcgatcgtcatctcccctGTTACTGGTGTCTCAAACAGTTCTTGCTTTTCCTGGAAAGAGATTTCGGGCCGCGACACCAGCCAAATGAGCTTTGCAAAAGCGGCTTCGTGAGTCAGGTCGTAACCTGGTAGAACACCTGCAACCGATAAATCACAGAATCAGTATATCTCCTTCACACTCTTCGAGGATTACTCGACGAAATCTTTACTCACCGATACTCAACAGTGTCCTTCCCTGGGTGTACAGGGGATACACGTTCGGAATAGCGCATTGCGAAatgaccaccaccagcacttccctctccaccaatcTCTTCAGTGAATCCAGCAGGccgttcttctcgtcaaGGGGAAGGTTCCCACTACCATAAGCGGAGAGAATGACCGCTCGACAAGTCGGCACGGAGGCGACCTGTGCTTCGAGGAGCGAACCTGTCATGCCGGGATAGACATGGACGGCTATAACGGTCGGGTCGGCATAGAGATCGACAAGGGGTGGTGGAGACGCGGAAGACCGCAGAGGGAGAGCGGTATCGGAGGCTGTCGATAGGGTCCCAGTGTTGTCAGCGACGGCTCTCGATGATCGACAGGAAAGCGAAAACGTGACGTCAAAGGGAATCTCGAGGAGCAACCATCACAAAACTCACTGATCTTCACATTGAGGTTGATCAGTGCCGGGACACAAGGTGATGTGAATGCAGCGAAGAGATTTGGGCTTGTCTTGGTTGCTCTGAAAAGTTACAAGTCCTCATTCACCATCGGTCAACAGCCTCTGTCGAGATTagactcaccgacaccCATGTAAGACCTGATGATTGAAGACGATCCCTACTCCTGCATAAGGTAGGACACCAGCGACGAACAACGAATCCAGGAGATTTGTCCAGCCGTCCGATCTCggtcgagagagaggtaTTTGGGCACCTGTTACCACGATGGGTTTTCCAGCAGAGTGAAacaggaaggagaggatcgcTGCGGTGTATGCCTGGGGCGATGGACAATTGTCAATCATCCATCGCGTAGACTGAGACCGAAGCAAGCGTTGAGCAAAGAAAAAAACTCACAAGGGTATCTGTGCCAGATAGAATTACAAAACCATCATAGGCCTGCCAGTTCTCGTAGACCAGAGACGCGATAGTGTTCCATTCTGTTCGTATGATCAGCCAGTCGACACCGGCTCGGCTCGACCACGCCAAGAGAACCAACCCACCGCTCGGAGTCATCTCACTACTGTCCATATGTCTATCCAGATCCAGAATCTCATATTCCACAGATCGACCGTCATCATCTAGATCCGGTGTGATCAATGTTGGATACAGTGTGTTCTTCCCTACAAGAGTCGTTTGGACTGGTGAGTCGAAGGAcacggaggaagaggtcaattcggaaggggaagtcaaggagggatgagatcgtATTCGACGGAAGAACAGGTCCGTGCGGGTCTGTGGTGGTGAGGGCGATTGGCAGTG is a genomic window of Kwoniella newhampshirensis strain CBS 13917 chromosome 13, whole genome shotgun sequence containing:
- a CDS encoding NAD(P)H:quinone oxidoreductase, type IV, translating into MISPSSTREHRSKPIIVVAFYSTYGHIGSLAEAIIKGAQATGAIVKPYFIEETLPKEVLEKMHAGSSLAPKYPLITPDDLKEADGIIFGAPTRYGRLPAQVSAFFDKTGGLWATGALTGKFVTMFTSAAGQHSGHESTMLTTYPYFAHHGLVYVPMGYSDPSIGNLTEVQGGTPYGASLIAGPDGSKQATAGDLSFAEHQGKYFGNFVSTFVKGKTA